A stretch of Aedes aegypti strain LVP_AGWG chromosome 2, AaegL5.0 Primary Assembly, whole genome shotgun sequence DNA encodes these proteins:
- the LOC5571450 gene encoding NADH dehydrogenase [ubiquinone] 1 beta subcomplex subunit 5, mitochondrial yields the protein MAIWSSLARSAQVSAQFNSLVRNPVLLTAAKNALVQSRSMAGGHGPKMFTITPSRFQWHKFKDMFHMYVMVGAIPVLAVIFYANVFIGPAQLTETPADYEPKHWEYHKHPITRFIARYMLNNPQQDYEKMLHHLYEENEKSQMLALEAKIRQKMAERHDYQSYYYRPAIGKYHRVAKEAADHLESIRGD from the exons ATGGCGATCTGGAGCTCACTTGCACGTTCCGCTCAGGTTTCAGCCCAGTTTAATTCCCTGGTCCGCAATCCGGTGCTACTCACAGCAGCCAAAAATG CACTGGTCCAGAGCCGTTCGATGGCCGGAGGACACGGTCCGAAGATGTTCACCATCACTCCATCCCGGTTCCAGTGGCACAAGTTCAAAGATATGTTCCATATGTACGTGATGGTGGGCGCAATTCCGGTTCTGGCCGTTATCTTCTACGCGAACGTTTTCATCGGTCCGGCTCAGTTGACGGAAACTCCGGCCGATTACGAACCGAAGCACTGGGAATACCACAAACATCCGATTACGCGCTTTATCGCCCGCTACATGCTGAACAACCCGCAGCAGGATTACGAGAAAATGTTGCACCATCTGTACGAGGAAAACGAAAAGTCGCAGATGCTGGCCCTGGAAGCCAAGATCCGCCAGAAGATGGCCGAGCGACACGATTACCAGTCCTATTACTACCGTCCGGCCATCGGAAAGTACCATCGGGTGGCGAAGGAGGCGGCCGATCATCTAGAGTCGATTCGGGGCGATTAA
- the LOC5571451 gene encoding autophagy protein 12-like, producing the protein MTDAVAETADKELASNVENLSLEPQKVEKQETKKIDIILHATGSAPILKQKKWAVDQEKPISAIIKFIHKYLKLEPGEKLFLYINQTFAPSPDQIIKNLYDCYGANGKLVLHYAKSQAWG; encoded by the exons ATGACTGACGCAGTTGCCGAAACCGCAGACAAAGAGCTGGCATCGAACGTAGAAAATCTCTCCCTAGAACCACAGAAAGTGGAAAAACAGGAAACTAaaaaaa ttgatataattctCCATGCAACGGGTAGCGCTCCGATACTGAAGCAAAAGAAATGGGCCGTAGACCAGGAGAAGCCGATAAGCGCTATCATAAAATTTATTCACAAGTATCTCAAACTCGAGCCTGGCGAGAAATTG TTCTTATACATAAACCAAACGTTTGCACCATCGCCAGATCAGATAATTAAGAACCTGTACGACTGCTACGGTGCAAATGGGAAACTAGTGCTGCACTATGCCAAGAGCCAAGCCTGGGGATGA